From the Anopheles coustani chromosome X, idAnoCousDA_361_x.2, whole genome shotgun sequence genome, one window contains:
- the LOC131268653 gene encoding uncharacterized protein LOC131268653 — MNKNNSRTNPKGSSSAASGTNDENKPSPEDNHHPCGSKDVWERNYAFAQVYAIKRKERILKQNEQFAFKAQPLPSFASPKKKPQTPKFTIPVTPQVLKHPVGKAEQNATQPGAKRELKRKAQLPKFTIPETPQVLKRGNKTAKSASKVNQQDDSGHASYENDVTEFGN, encoded by the exons atgaacaaaaacaattccCGCACAAATCCGAAGG GCTCGAGCTCTGCAGCATCTGGAACCAatgacgaaaacaaaccgtcTCCGGAGGATAACCATCATCCCTGCGGCAGCAAAGATGTTTGGGAACGCAATTATGCGTTTGCTCAAGTTTATGCAATCAAGCGCAAGGAAAGAATATTGAAGCAAAACGAACAGTTCGCTTTCAAGGCACAACCTTTGCCCAGTTTTGCGTCACCAAAGAAAAAGCCACAAACACCAAAATTCACCATCCCTGTCACGCCGCAGGTGCTTAAGCATCCGGTTGGTAAAGCAGAGCAAAATGCAACCCAACCGGGCGCTAAACGGGAGCTCAAGAGGAAGGCGCAGCTACCGAAGTTCACCATTCCGGAGACACCGCAGGTGCTGAAGCGTGGAAACAAAACTGCCAAATCCGCGAGCAAAGTCAACCAACAAGATGACTCTGGTCACGCTTCCTATGAAAATGATGTGACTGAATTTGGCAACTAG
- the LOC131269317 gene encoding mucin-2-like has translation MIIRSPSHFRLDRLTMAFLLVALALVLPAINGAPVYESDQTEMETYGESTGCYYNYNHYGEGDRIMTNEPCLNCTCHDRMLMCYLRVCPFTKAIGQDCTIEKREDQCCPVITCPAVEVQLLDHQTTASPSTALGGAATSEVGALDQYGCSISGRFYPEGAQVPSNPQKPCELCYCIRNMTTCVMQECTLHIDGCQPIYNKGVCCPVRYDCDHDKDTTPMLDDEFTTTVRPTPGFILTTTVSPSVSTDCVHNGETYADGALIMTDKPCEHCYCMRGDIVCAVQECGTPLENEGKNCVALPPAAGQCCPDKYMCDGGAAAPTTASTPVPTTSGPTVATTIADDVQEEQQKLGDDHEPSDDQEASAPAPTTTSPADASKATTHKPVDDASEEKEDDDNDQQEQQHVVPQFEDTQEDDSEEEDVQVPNKIDDELPATTGQPAKDDAEDDVEQDHIPGHVGPHDHDEDKPEVGTTVSTASATVQPETADKQETAEEGTTVTPAGATSAATERPETTDRAETANDSTTVAPSVGDAAFTVRAETTVKTELADEGTTVAPSVAVSSSTVQADTTDKTEPFEQDEGSSEQQHVDPVASDEDNEQDTKLDLDVKISDDEEPTTPTNIHFDDQSSSSESSTQGAAPKEPELTTSLPALVPTSDEKENEIGASHDEEESDKPSPSQDEQEQEENDDQQVATTPAQAGGERPDQSSDVTGAPVPSDDEPASTVSAEKEAEPTTTAPREQVTKLDATTEKKEPAHKADDVPQTPEDFVELPPAVIVTELPPAPISEEKVSTTEQTLAPPKDEILPNLPLEADSHVLDDSTTTEYAAAADDHKSEDDEQQAQHPVKVANDFDEPVEMNTVITPEKDEQAPHESVEDDQGTKEQEEVEQDHVEQEAHESDEDDSDEDSHSGDEHQQDLSPTTAKPVQSAVQPVDSENVDENEAEVDETPDKLFPESIPGEGDCLIDGVTYSNGDNVPANGKCQVACRCSNSIIHCEAVRCDPPPNADCTAKTILPGECCPSYNCPEVSSTTTATTVDSDDSDDSKDSDSAAESDSFATESEATVSSSSTESSDTSPEAPSTASAVDSQSSTDSDNDEEDDESAKPSEAENDDWDLSSDVLKPLLQQPGVEHDEEKNHTKYFNGNRPTTAEYDDVIVLSTAAPTTVKPVTTSSTVAQKSTEDADSHESTTTGATFEKQNEEELTTTARIPVDRKPAGVIEKEVDDKKQQDTGLPQVTDSVFEDVESTTVVAKDTEQSTVKEAAKPEASTDASVDQQEEKERATTQRTFVAEDAETEAPAFVPEALATTLKPIADIEKDEEHDRATTVRPFEQPADAATAQESSSDDLSLKGQEAQDEIPSSTIRTEEKLATVDEDQASGDSEPESTTAKLSDAPVETVTEQEKPVPVTVDDHTRKQVVTTVAPTTLDDLENEIEQSSTPVPSVALDEEQTQKAQTQEEMKTTFGVSETTPSSSAMDATTSKVQQDDMEAGTTKGPEQVVPAQDEKVVSDDQTEGSDEVAPTTAGPSKSDDSTQQVDKSTTVAPQKEHDGSIVFRGDEDEDTPPIVKPTLDDEEPTKAADEQQVQLPAKVGEDAIPKPTKVADMAEDKTPPQIADEKDDDNLISPIGGAEQDGGIRFPQEKETPIFKPTLDDVVQNTVQPEADDQVKEQEQEGTTSGPIAPTKSDEEVRTTPQPESPVTKGQPEKVADESNEIDADIQEKPSVEPAKPVTPVRGSDKPENTLVYDEIEESDQQGNVPSSTTPKEVPSATQQPQFEGSSASVPVTTPSVDEQTERTESSVHKQQDVTQGVSDEDAMDEDKVTEHSKLATSSPASAVPAVTTTEQAESDEQEQSEVQTPLKPEDDIVSRTTVQPPESSSVQYEEKPSTSVPSSTERDEEPSAYDDKKAQEEAGTTVSPSLAEQDEGSAEEQDTQKPALPVSDDLEQDTTTRRSAEDGSGSEQFTEPAVSKQTVVPAVDRQTTIAPAQDDQDEDDAKKPLTDAVNDVTERIADDQQEQDMVGLEKDEEQIGTTKVPFAHAGSGDSEETTTDAKSQDSADNVTPTTTAFDATEDSVKPDHKEPERDSPSYDEVEDDVAPTRAPTAAVPEQDEKQREPQSTESSDEKVEGTTTLPGKADDAEQEPTFSTASDDQSKQPTTVAAPVEAAEAQTESDEVAKPEADEKETYPQEQGTTVAPSSAKPSLDAQTTEAAFDKPEEEDEEASNKPVAHDEEPGDEEEPASATTIQTPVRVSDDETGDEEPAAGTTLRTPVKVSDEESDEEEPSATTTQRAPEKVSYDEIGDEETSSATTLRAPVKQSDDETDEEPADDETGDAEPAPVTTVRTPVKQSDDETGEEDPSAVTTLRTPVKVSDEETGDDEPTSATTLRTPVKVADDETDEESQEQIDSEATTASPPSVVRDDVTESNVQDKQPQATDSSTAAPKPTSTLGPVASDSSDDDDADTSSEQPKPALEQGSGDREDTQAPTTVASASEPEQDHSGEQEPEEPSYTPVKVDKEQDKVPEVTTVAASVAQDDKGTSDQSSEEDEPEVPQTDDLNADDDSSEEDNEPVAPIMVPTKAPSSTSATTESDTVKDVPAEQSTTVAPLEAVTHSTRAPDSDSQVTEQPTTLRQEEPSVTEQASSSTAAPTTDAPAGDAVSDDTEVTEAPLSAVTSTATDAPQDEKQSTPAADKEEEPAVTSTSTSTTAAPTTTEQTTLAPTQKPSPSVATEKPAAPSTAAPAASADMLDERFDDDAPAQVTQKPVGPPADDKVSAKPQETTPDDSVDEDDEQQKVQEPSLASDSKPDEQQPSQPETVGPSYGAPGQHYDTGYGHMPPHYPPSSYEDDYGEEEDPAAFGPGTCRYGGKLYVSAQQIPRDDPCDFCFCFRSDIICLQQSCPPPISGCNEEPISGFCCPRYECPVSMATVLNVTTSTTTTTTTLPPHFPAHAYKGQVQKRGCQIQGKPYNVGEMVASASGPCMRCTCGGDGQMQCEPKACSPEPMLQQMIAVAASRRR, from the exons ATGATTATCAGGAGTCCGAGCCATTTCCGGCTCGACCGACTTACGATGGCATTTTTACTTGTAGCGTTAGCTTTAGTACTACCTGCGATCAATGGCG CCCCGGTATACGAGAGTGATCAGACCGAGATGGAGACCTATGGCGAATCGACCGGGTGCTACTACAACTACAACCATTACGGCGAGGGCGACCGCATCATGACGAACGAACCGTGCCTGAACTGCACCTGTCACGACCGCATGCTGATGTGCTATCTGCGAGTCTGTCCGTTCACGAAGGCGATCGGCCAGGACTGCACCATCGAGAAGCGGGAGGACCAGTGCTGCCCGGTGATCACCTGCCCGGCGGTAGAGGTTCAGCTGCTGGATCATCAAACGACGGCCAGCCCATCGACGGCGCTCGGTGGAGCGGCAACGAGCGAAGTTGGTGCCCTCGACCAGTACGGTTGCTCGATCAGTGGACGCTTCTATCCGGAGGGAGCTCAA GTGCCATCAAATCCTCAGAAACCATGCGAGCTGTGCTATTGCATTCGTAACATGACGACCTGCGTGATGCAGGAGTGCACACTGCACATCGATGGCTGCCAGCCGATCTACAACAAGGGAGTTTGCTGTCCAGTGAGATACGATTGCG ATCACGACAAGGACACTACTCCGATGTTGGACGACGAGTTCACCACGACTGTGCGCCCGACGCCCGGCTTCATCCTCACCACGACGGTGTCGCCCTCGGTGTCGACGGATTGCGTGCATAACGGAGAGACTTACGCCGATGGAGCGCTCATCATGACGGATAAGCCGTGCGAACACTGTTACTGCATGCGCGGGGACATCGTATGCGCCGTGCAGGAGTGTGGCACACCGCTAGAGAATGAGGGTAAAAACTGTGTGGCACTTCCACCGGCAGCCGGCCAGTGCTGTCCGGACAAATATATGTGCGACGGTGGTGCTGCCGCACCAACGACAGCATCGACACCGGTACCGACGACGTCGGGGCCGACAGTCGCGACAACAATCGCCGATGACGTGCAAGAGGAGCAGCAAAAGTTGGGCGATGATCACGAACCATCGGACGATCAGGAAGCATCGGCGCCAGCACCGACGACCACATCGCCAGCGGATGCAAGCAAGGCTACGACGCACAAGCCCGTGGACGATGCCTCAGAAGAGAAGGAGGATGACGACAACGatcagcaggagcagcagcacgtTGTGCCACAGTTCGAGGACACCCAGGAGGATGACAGTGAGGAAGAAGATGTGCAGGTGCCCAACAAGATCGACGACGAACTCCCAGCAACTACTGGACAGCCGGCTAAGGACGACGCTGAG GACGACGTTGAACAGGACCACATTCCTGGCCACGTCGGCCCGCATGACCATGACGAAGACAAACCGGAAGTCGGAACCACCGTAAGCACCGCATCCGCTACTGTCCAACCCGAGACGGCTGATAAGCAAGAAACGGCAGAGGAAGGCACAACGGTGACACCTGCTGGTGCCACTTCGGCTGCCACCGAGCGACCGGAGACGACTGATAGGGCGGAAACGGCGAACGATAGCACCACGGTGGCTCCCTCTGTTGGGGACGCTGCGTTCACTGTGCGCGCTGAGACGACCGTCAAAACCGAACTGGCTGATGAGGGCACCACAGTGGCACCGTCTGTTGCTGTCTCGTCGTCGACGGTTCAGGCCGACACGACTGATAAAACCGAACCTTTCGAGCAGGATGAAGGTTCTTCGGAGCAGCAACACGTCGATCCGGTTGCCAGCGACGAGGACAATGAGCAAGACACCAAGCTGGACCTGGACGTAAAGATCAGCGACGACGAGGAGCCGACAACGCcgacaaacattcatttcgaCGATCAGAGTTCGTCGTCGGAATCGTCTACACAGGGTGCGGCACCTAAAGAGCCTGAGCTCACAACGAGCCTACCGGCGCTGGTTCCGACCAGTGacgagaaggaaaacgaaatcgGTGCTAGCCACGACGAGGAAGAATCGGATAAGCCCAGCCCAAGCCAGGACGAGCAGGAGCAGGAAGAGAACGACGATCAGCAGGTTGCTACGACTCCAGCTCAAGCTGGCGGTGAACGGCCCGATCAATCTAGTGACGTCACAGGAGCACCAGTGCCAAGCGACGACGAGCCTGCCAGCACCGTATCGGCCGAGAAGGAAGCCGAACCAACTACCACAGCGCCTCGCGAACAGGTGACCAAGCTCGATGCAACCACGGAGAAGAAGGAACCCGCGCACAAGGCTGACGATGTGCCGCAGACGCCTGAGGACTTCGTCGAACTGCCACCGGCAGTTATTGTGACCGAGCTGCCACCGGCACCGATATCGGAGGAGAAGGTATCCACCACGGAGCAGACGCTGGCCCCGCCGAAGGATGAGATTCTGCCGAACCTGCCGCTCGAGGCTGACTCGCACGTGCTGGATGATTCGACCACCACCGAGTATGCGGCTGCTGCCGACGATCACAAGAGTGAGGATGACGAACAGCAAGCACAGCACCCGGTTAAGGTGGCGAACGATTTTGATGAACCGGTGGAAATGAATACGGTCATAACGCCCGAGAAGGACGAGCAGGCGCCGCACGAATCGGTCGAAGACGATCAAGGTACCAAGGAACAGGAGGAGGTCGAGCAAGACCATGTCGAGCAGGAAGCGCACGAAAGTGACGAGGACGATAGTGATGAAGACTCGCATTCTGGTGACGAGCATCAGCAGGATCTTTCACCGACGACAGCGAAGCCAGTGCAATCTGCAGTGCAACCGGTGGATTCCGAGAATGTGGATGAGAACGAAGCCGAAGTCGATGAAACGCCCGATAAGCTGTTCCCCGAATCCATCCCTGGCGAGGGAGACTGTCTGATCGACGGGGTCACCTACAGCAATGGGGACAACGTACCGGCCAATGGCAAGTGTCAGGTGGCATGTCGCTGCTCCAACAGCATCATCCACTGTGAGGCAGTACGCTGCGATCCTCCACCGAATGCTGACTGCACGGCAAAGACCATCCTTCCGGGTGAATGCTGCCCAAGCTACAACTGCCCTGAAGTCTCGAGCACGACAACAGCGACCACGGTCGATTCGGACGACAGTGACGATAGCAAGGACAGCGATTCCGCAGCTGAAAGCGACTCGTTTGCCACGGAAAGTGAAGCCACCGTCAGCAGCAGCTCCACCGAAAGTTCGGACACCTCGCCGGAAGCTCCATCGACCGCTTCGGCGGTAGATTCGCAGTCGTCTACCGACAGCGACAACGACGAGGAAGACGATGAGTCGGCGAAGCCATCGGAGGCCGAAAATGATGACTGGGATCTATCCAGCGATGTTTTGAAGCCGCTGCTGCAACAGCCGGGAGTGGAACACGACGAGGAAAAGAACCATACCAAGTACTTCAATGGTAACCGTCCGACCACCGCGGAGTACGATGACGTCATTGTGCTCAGTACAGCTGCACCAACGACTGTCAAACCGGTGACCACCTCAAGCACGGTTGCACAAAAGTCTACGGAGGATGCCGATAGCCATGAATCGACAACCACAGGAGCCACATTTGAAAAGCAGAATGAGGAAGAGTTGACGACTACTGCGCGCATTCCAGTCGATCGCAAACCGGCAGGCGTAATTGAGAAGGAAGTCGATGACAAGAAGCAGCAGGATACCGGACTGCCTCAAGTAACCGACAGTGTATTCGAAGACGTCGAAAGCACCACTGTGGTGGCTAAGGATACGGAGCAGAGCACCGTTAAGGAAGCTGCCAAACCGGAAGCGAGCACGGATGCTTCCGTTGACCAGCAGGAAGAGAAAGAACGCGCCACCACGCAACGTACATTCGTGGCTGAAGATGCGGAGACGGAAGCACCAGCATTCGTGCCTGAGGCACTTGCGACTACCCTCAAGCCAATAGCGGACATCGAAAAGGATGAGGAGCATGACAGAGCGACTACAGTTCGTCCATTCGAACAGCCAGCTGACGCTGCTACAGCACAAGAATCCAGCTCAGATGATCTCAGTCTTAAGGGACAGGAAGCGCAAGATGAAATTCCAAGCAGTACTATTCGTACGGAGGAAAAACTGGCAACTGTCGATGAGGACCAGGCTTCGGGTGACAGTGAACCCGAATCAACCACGGCCAAATTGAGCGACGCACCGGTCGAGACAGTCACCGAACAAGAAAAACCGGTGCCGGTTACAGTGGACGATCATACGCGGAAACAGGTTGTAACAACGGTGGCGCCTACCACGCTGGATGATTTGGAGAACGAGATTGAACAATCGAGCACGCCGGTACCTTCGGTTGCATTGGATGAGGAACAGACGCAGAAGGCACAGACCCAagaggaaatgaaaacaactttCGGAGTATCGGAAACGACCCCGAGCTCTAGTGCAATGGACGCAACTACCAGCAAGGTTCAGCAGGATGACATGGAAGCTGGCACGACAAAGGGACCAGAACAGGTCGTTCCAGCCCAGGACGAGAAGGTTGTGAGCGATGATCAGACGGAAGGGTCGGACGAAGTGGCACCAACAACTGCTGGACCATCTAAGAGCGACGACTCGACGCAGCAGGTGGATAAGAGTACTACCGTGGCACCACAGAAGGAACATGATGGTTCCATTGTGTTCCGTGGGGATGAGGATGAAGACACTCCGCCGATCGTAAAGCCAACGCTGGATGACGAGGAGCCAACCAAGGCAGCGGATGAGCAGCAAGTGCAGCTGCCTGCAAAGGTTGGTGAAGATGCTATCCCGAAGCCAACGAAGGTTGCAGATATGGCCGAAGACAAAACGCCGCCGCAAATTGCGGATGAAAAGGATGACGACAACCTGATCAGCCCGATCGGTGGTGCTGAGCAAGATGGTGGCATCCGTTTCCCGCAGGAGAAGGAGACGCCGATCTTCAAGCCAACTCTCGACGATGTCGTACAGAACACGGTACAGCCCGAAGCGGACGATCAGGTAAAGGAGCAGGAGCAGGAAGGTACCACTTCCGGACCCATTGCACCAACCAAGAGTGACGAGGAGGTTCGAACGACACCGCAGCCCGAATCGCCGGTTACCAAGGGACAACCAGAGAAGGTCGCCGACGAAAGCAATGAAATTGACGCTGACATACAGGAGAAGCCATCGGTGGAGCCGGCGAAACCGGTAACGCCGGTTAGGGGATCGGATAAACCAGAAAACACGCTGGTGTATGATGAGATTGAAGAGTCAGACCAGCAAGGAAATGTCCCCAGCTCAACAACACCGAAGGAAGTGCCAAGCGCAACTCAACAGCCGCAATTCGAAGGATCAAGCGCCTCTGTACCAGTAACGACACCGTCTGTTGACGAACAAACGGAACGAACTGAGTCGTCTGTGCACAAGCAACAAGATGTGACGCAAGGTGTTTCGGATGAGGATGCCATGGATGAAGACAAGGTTACTGAGCATTCGAAACTAGCGACGTCTTCGCCAGCTTCCGCTGTTCCTGCCGTGACCACTACCGAACAGGCAGAGTCGGACGAACAAGAGCAAAGCGAAGTGCAGACTCCATTGAAGCCGGAGGATGATATCGTTTCCAGAACGACAGTACAACCTCCAGAGAGCAGCAGTGTGCAATACGAAGAAAAGCCAAGCACATCGGTGCCATCGTCTACTGAACGTGACGAGGAACCATCAGCTTACGACGACAAGAAGGCTCAGGAAGAGGCTGGTACCACCGTATCGCCGTCGCTGGCGGAACAGGACGAGGGAAGTGCCGAAGAGCAAGACACGCAAAAACCGGCACTCCCGGTCAGCGATGACTTGGAGCAGGATACGACCACACGGCGCAGTGCTGAGGACGGTTCAGGAAGCGAACAATTTACCGAACCCGCTGTGAGCAAGCAAACCGTTGTTCCAGCAGTTGACCGACAGACTACGATTGCACCAGCGCAAGATGACCAAGACGAGGACGATGCGAAGAAACCTCTAACGGATGCTGTAAACGATGTAACCGAACGTATTGCCGACGACCAGCAAGAACAGGATATGGTTGGGCTCGAGAAGGATGAGGAACAAATTGGAACCACCAAGGTACCATTTGCCCATGCCGGCTCCGGCGATTCCGAGGAAACGACGACTGACGCCAAGAGCCAGGACAGTGCCGACAATGTTACTCCAACCACGACCGCGTTTGATGCCACGGAAGATAGTGTAAAGCCGGATCACAAAGAGCCTGAGCGTGACTCACCATCTTACGACGAAGTTGAGGATGATGTTGCACCAACGCGCGCCCCAACTGCGGCCGTTCCGGAGCAGGATGAGAAACAACGCGAGCCACAGTCGACCGAATCGAGTGACGAAAAGGTGGAGGGCACAACGACATTGCCAGGAAAGGCCGACGATGCGGAGCAGGAGCCGACATTCAGCACGGCTTCGGACGATCAAAGTAAGCAGCCGACCACGGTTGCAGCACCGGTGGAAGCAGCTGAAGCGCAAACCGAATCGGACGAAGTTGCTAAGCCCGAGGCCGACGAAAAGGAAACGTATCCCCAGGAGCAAGGCACAACGGTGGCACCGTCTTCGGCAAAACCGAGCCTAGATGCCCAAACGACAGAAGCCGCATTCGACAAACCAGAAGAGGAGGACGAGGAAGCGTCAAACAAGCCGGTAGCTCACGATGAAGAGCCTGGCGATGAAGAAGAGCCTGCTTCTGCGACGACTATCCAAACTCCAGTAAGGGTGTCGGATGATGAAACTGGTGATGAAGAGCCTGCCGCTGGCACGACTCTGCGAACTCCAGTCAAGGTATCGGATGAAGAAAGTGATGAGGAAGAGCCTTCAGCTACCACCACACAGCGCGCTCCGGAGAAGGTATCGTATGATGAAATTGGTGATGAAGAGACCTCTTCTGCCACGACTCTGCGTGCTCCGGTGAAGCAATCCGATGATGAAACTGATGAGGAGCCTGCAGATGATGAAACTGGCGATGCCGAACCTGCGCCTGTCACGACTGTGCGAACACCTGTTAAGCAATCGGACGATGAAACCGGCGAAGAAGATCCCTCTGCTGTCACGACCCTGCGAACACCGGTAAAGGTATCGGATGAGGAGACTGGCGATGATGAGCCTACTTCTGCCACGACATTGCGTACTCCGGTGAAGGTAGCGGATGATGAAACCGATGAAGAATCGCAGGAACAGATTGATAGCGAGGCCACTACTGCTTCGCCGCCGTCCGTGGTTCGCGATGACGTGACGGAGTCCAATGTGCAAGACAAACAGCCACAGGCAACAGATAGTAGCACCGCTGCACCGAAACCGACAAGTACACTGGGACCGGTAGCATCTGACTCaagcgacgatgatgacgccGATACCTCATCCGAACAACCGAAACCAGCGTTGGAGCAAGGATCGGGTGACAGGGAAGATACGCAGGCACCGACAACGGTGGCAAGCGCCTCGGAACCGGAGCAGGACCATTCGGGCGAGCAAGAACCGGAGGAGCCTTCGTACACTCCAGTGAAGGTGGATAAGGAGCAGGATAAGGTACCCGAAGTAACCACTGTCGCCGCATCGGTCGCGCAAGATGACAAGGGAACGTCGGACCAGTCGTCGGAGGAGGATGAACCCGAGGTTCCGCAGACGGACGATCTGAACGCGGACGATGATTCGTCGGAGGAGGACAACGAACCGGTCGCACCGATCATGGTGCCAACAAAGGCTCCATCGAGCACGTCGGCAACGACTGAAAGCGATACGGTGAAGGATGTGCCCGCTGAGCAGAGTACGACGGTGGCCCCACTCGAAGCAGTGACCCACTCCACGCGTGCTCCGGATTCGGATTCGCAAGTTACCGAGCAGCCAACAACATTGCGTCAGGAGGAACCTTCGGTCACCGAACAGGCATCGTCTTCTACCGCAGCACCAACGACCGATGCTCCGGCTGGCGACGCTGTTAGTGATGACACGGAAGTGACGGAAGCGCCACTCAGTGCGGTCACCAGCACAGCGACAGACGCACCTCAGGATGAGAAGCAGTCGACGCCGGCAGCCGACAAGGAGGAAGAGCCTGCCGTCACTAGCACCAGCACTTCGACAACAGCTGCGCCAACGACGACCGAGCAGACAACGCTGGCACCTACGCAGAAGCCCTCGCCTTCGGTAGCAACGGAGAAGCCTGCAGCACCGAGTACGGCAGCACCTGCTGCTTCGGCGGACATGTTGGACGAACGATTTGACGACGATGCCCCGGCCCAGGTCACGCAGAAACCGGTTGGACCTCCAGCCGACGATAAGGTGTCGGCCAAACCGCAGGAAACCACCCCCGACGACAGCGTGGACGAGGATGacgagcagcagaaggtaCAGGAGCCGTCGCTAGCCAGTGACAGCAAACCGGACGAACAGCAGCCATCGCAGCCGGAAACGGTCGGACCCTCGTACGGTGCCCCTGGTCAGCATTACGACACCGGCTACGGCCACATGCCGCCCCACTATCCGCCCTCGTCGTACGAAGATGACTACGGCGAGGAGGAGGATCCGGCCGCCTTCGGACCCGGCACCTGCCGGTACGGCGGCAAGCTGTACGTGTCGGCCCAGCAGATCCCGCGGGACGATCCGTGCGACTTCTGCTTCTGCTTCCGCAGCGACATCATCTGCCTGCAGCAGTCGTGTCCGCCACCGATCAGCGGCTGTAACGAGGAGCCGATCTCCGGCTTCTGCTGCCCGCGGTACGAGTGTCCGGTGTCGATGGCGACCGTACTCAACGTAACCACGAGCACGaccaccacgacgacgacactGCCGCCGCACTTCCCCGCTCACGCGTACAAGGGCCAGGTGCAGAAGCGTGGCTGTCAGATCCAGGGCAAGCCGTACAACGTCGGCGAGATGGTCGCGTCCGCCTCCGGACCCTGCATGCGTTGCAC ATGCGGGGGTGACGGCCAGATGCAGTGCGAGCCGAAGGCGTGCAGTCCAGAGCCGATGCTACAACAGATGATTGCGGTAGCCGCGTCCCGACGACGATGA
- the LOC131268648 gene encoding trypsin eta-like, with translation MASHRRCGQVFPILIVLALAVTLQTPCLASESRIVGGVAVDGSSTKHQVSVRARSADQIQFGRGHICGGSLINLGTVLTAAHCLVDDFDRARAATYFRVVGGGINRTVQTANTVVRDVRQVVVHANYVSRGFLNDVGLLMLASNVPSGHPTLQPIAMTTQVPANNTRCQTSGWGSTYYNGPSSDVLLAVNISIIAKATCNALSSYAGSIGNGMLCAGDMNGGLDACQGDSGGPLVCNGLLVGVVSHGVECARARYPGVYADVAYYRTWVGLNHSAVTPRPPGGNGRGPPLLTGSLSLLLTVVGFTLHQQFSQQ, from the exons ATGGCATCACACAGACGGTGCGGTCAAGTTTTTCCGATCCTCATCGTGCTCGCCCTTGCCGTGACACTGCAGACACCCTGCTTGGCGTCCGAATCTCGCATCGTGGGTGGAGTAGCGGTCGACGGATCATCCACCAAACACCAG GTTTCGGTACGGGCGCGATCGGCCGACCAGATCCAGTTCGGCCGGGGACACATCTGCGGTGGAAGCCTGATAAACTTGGGCACGGTGCTCACTGCTGCGCATTGTCTGGTGGATGACTTTGATCGGGCGCGTGCCGCCACCTACTTCCGCGTCGTCGGTGGTGGAATCAACCGAACCGTCCAGACGGCGAACACGGTCGTGCGGGACGTGAGGCAGGTCGTGGTGCACGCTAACTACGTCTCGCGCGGATTCCTCAATGACGTAGGCCTGCTGATG CTAGCTTCGAATGTCCCGAGCGGGCATCCGACACTGCAGCCGATTGCGATGACCACGCAGGTCCCAGCTAATAATACGCGCTGCCAAACGAGCGGCTGGGGGAGCACCTACTAC AATGGACCCTCGAGTGATGTGCTGCTGGCGGTCAACATATCCATCATAGCGAAGGCGACCTGCAACGCGTTGAGCAGCTACGCCGGTTCGATCGGAAATGGCATGCTGTGTGCCGGTGACATGAACGGCGGCTTGGACGCATGCCAGGGCGACTCGGGTGGCCCGCTCGTCTGCAACGGGCTGCTGGTCGGCGTGGTGTCGCATGGAGTCGAGTGTGCACGGGCCCGGTACCCGGGTGTGTACGCGGATGTGGCCTACTACCGCACCTGGGTCGGGCTGAATCACAGCGCCGTCACGCCGCGTCCCCCGGGAGGGAACGGCCGTGGTCCGCCGCTGCTGACGGGCAGCCTGTCTCTCCTGCTCACCGTCGTCGGATTTACGTTGCACCAGCAGTTTTCACAGCAATAA